One genomic window of Lytechinus variegatus isolate NC3 chromosome 1, Lvar_3.0, whole genome shotgun sequence includes the following:
- the LOC121430259 gene encoding uncharacterized protein LOC121430259 → MLVQGYYFDTVSQRCKQCSLCPDTGGDRVYECTQHEGSGNYQCREDSFIRARKINPSIITKDNSDGMTDNLSLLDKISTDTVTAHFLNPEAHHPSSTAAAGAGKVDELMSTIAILQSTGSISTKKLNSFLPVLSSSTPTPTTSLAATAIGHQSSSKFSATDILIVIGIIAASCVVSFVTTYVTCYFLMKRGIVKGGDATVGFARGREPVKGWLAVPRGDVLRNIDALPRRTSIDMI, encoded by the exons ATGCTGGTCCAAG GTTACTACTTCGATACTGTATCCCAACGGTGCAAACAGTGTTCGCTTTGCCCTGATACTGGCGGTGATAGGGTTTATGAATGCACACAGCATGAAGGAAGCGGGAACTACCAGTGTAGAGAAGACTCATTCATTAGAGCCAGGAAGATAAACCCATCAATAATCACCAAAGACAATAGCGATGGGATGACAG ATAATTTGTCCTTATTGGACAAGATATCGACAGATACTGTGACAGCTCATTTCTTGAATCCTGAAGCACATCATCCTTCATCTACAGCGGCTGCTGGGGCTGGGAAGGTCGATGAACTCATGTCGACAATTGCAATTCTGCAATCAACAGGGTCGATTTCCACCAAAAAGCTGAATTCGTTTCTGCCCGTGTTATCATCGTCTACACCGACACCTACGACGTCATTGGCTGCGACTGCGATTGGTCACCAGTCGTCATCGAAGTTTTCGGCGACCGATATCCTCATTGTCATCGGAATCATAGCAGCCAGTTGTGTCGTGTCTTTTGTGACGACATACGTCACGTGTTATTTCCTCATGAAAAGAGGGATAGTCAAAGGTGGCGATGCGACGGTCGGCTTTGCCCGAGGACGTGAACCGGTCAAGGGTTGGCTCGCCGTGCCTCGGGGAGACGTCTTGAGAAACATCGACGCGTTGCCTAGGAGAACAAGTATTGATATGATTTAA